In the genome of Cryptomeria japonica chromosome 8, Sugi_1.0, whole genome shotgun sequence, one region contains:
- the LOC131077303 gene encoding uncharacterized protein LOC131077303, translating to MPTVIQFHGNSRICIISFKPHSPPADDLVATLVSYTNWFENSGYLNSSFILRSIHGNLVMWFGFWGNYELDSNQIEAMQAVHEILSKMAQITGHFYHSLYHGQSKTGLPFAKVSRGDFVTTRLVLTETEKQESLCYACVAILKSYFNKTKGLRSCTCFKSLDGDKVLALAVWNELSAAYAWILDSGPNSEKVISGYVAELIVSTTYDVMEVVYATGDEPLEMPAIAYFPVKV from the coding sequence ATGCCGACTGTGATACAATTCCATGGAAACAGTAGAATTTGCATCATTTCTTTCAAGCCACACAGCCCCCCTGCAGACGATCTTGTAGCAACGCTCGTTTCCTACACCAACTGGTTCGAAAACTCTGGTTATTTAAACAGCAGCTTCATTCTTCGCAGCATCCATGGAAATCTGGTCATGTGGTTTGGATTCTGGGGAAATTATGAACTCGATTCCAACCAAATTGAAGCAATGCAAGCAGTTCATGAGATCTTGTCCAAGATGGCCCAGATTACAGGACATTTTTACCACAGCCTTTACCATGGACAGAGCAAAACAGGGCTTCCATTTGCAAAGGTTTCAAGAGGAGATTTTGTGACCACAAGGTTAGTATTAACAGAAACAGAGAAGCAGGAGTCCCTGTGTTATGCTTGTGTGGCCATTTTAAAGTCTTATTTCAACAAGACCAAGGGTTTAAGATCTTGTACCTGTTTCAAGTCCCTTGATGGAGATAAGGTTCTGGCTTTGGCTGTTTGGAATGAGTTATCGGCCGCCTATGCTTGGATTCTTGATTCTGGTCCGAACTCGGAAAAAGTCATTTCAGGGTATGTGGCAGAGCTGATTGTTAGCACTACTTATGATGTCATGGAGGTTGTGTATGCTACTGGTGATGAGCCTCTTGAGATGCCGGCTATTGCTTATTTTCCGGTCAAAGTTTAG